Proteins encoded by one window of Dryocola sp. LX212:
- a CDS encoding GH36-type glycosyl hydrolase domain-containing protein, which translates to MKLIPARWFTRVKPLDLHPDIPDWLVAGPASDSPMKAELFSAAQMERYGQKLARSHKLSATRLPYYLLKRLEDNEAIITRNCYLLNAGEKAGITPAGEWLLDNYYLIEEQIRVVRHHLPKNFGKGLPPLTAPHNCPRIYAIASEAIAHADGRWDAASLASYIAAYQQVTPLTLGELWALPGMLRLALIENLRRVSIEVAGAQKERNLADAWVTRIFECAENAPADLIMVIADMARSRPPLSSAFVAELVRRLQGRGNMLSLPLTWVEQRLAETGVTPDYLIHRFNQQLAANQLSVSNSIVGLRLLSETNWADFAEAMSLAEQTLRQDPSGIYPAMHFDTRDHYRHIIEILARHSHYGEPEVARHILQMAQGADPATPAHHVGYYLIGEGRAALEHELGANISWGVRLRHSFNQIPLLAWLGSLSLLTTAFTADILFRTWLQGMHWPLVLLALPLVVLVSQLASNLLSEATTRFRSPLPLPRMDFSTGIPAGFSTLVVIPCLLTSRAGIDKLFNSLEVCYLGNSTANLYFALLTDFADSPDENSPENSKLLHWAEAQMQNLNRRYASRSQPLFFLLHRPAQWNPQQNVWMGYERKRGKLSMLNSWLRAPAAQFSDVHNNEIAPPQGVKYVITLDSDTVLPRDTAHKLVATMAHPLNHPVYDPLKQRVVKGYGILQPGLAEEIPRNGQGRYAAMCSSVPGNDPYSMMASDIYQDLFGEGSFVGKGIYDVDAFTQATHNTCPENLVLSHDLLEGCYARSGLLSEVLLYEQYPNNYLTDVARRSRWIRGDWQLLNWLKFRVRKEDGTRDKNPLTALSRWKLLDNLRRSLVAPSLLVLIFCSLLLVPNPFYWLMVMAVALLLPGALVLAQGMINKPARRPFLQHWLLVSSGGLKRLLRVGLGFITLPHEAGYSLHAIAVTLWRLGISHHNLNQWASFEQMTDGARTSTLRFYRAMWLNVATGAALILLTASLAPMLLFIAAPIGVLWCLAPMILSWLSREPIRPGLAFTAENQRLLRQSSREIWAFFETFATVKENWLPPDNFQEFPHPVIAHRTSPTNIGLSLMANLTAWDFGYIPQGEMLQRITLTLDTLDKMEHYRGHLYNWYDTRTLVPLNPRYISSVDSGNMAGHLLTLSAGLTGLRNQPLLDTTQVLTGLDDTLQILEKAWGQHAPTLLRQLRSHCKGAGMLSPALLFAELKNMRAQSNRLHALCSHEDGRIRRWVEHLQRQLVLICHEWTHFLSWLPGSWQNQALPTLSWLAQATHTGEGTPSESAIRQARTRLDIVSELEQRLNEHARMDFAFLYNEVTSLLSVGYNCDNNKLDNSHYDLLPSEIRLTSFLAIATNQLPLKSWFALGRLFTTIDNETALMSWSGSMFEYLMPNLVMPTYPGSLLEEMSQSAVKRQIDWGKERGVPWGISESGYYSFDALQNYQYHAFGVPGLGLRRGLADDMVIAPYATLMALTVSPHKACENLRRLEESGSRGEYGFYEALDYTPSRLASGQMYAIVRSWMAHHQGMAFQALSHVLLGAPMVDRFMTSPSFQSARLLLQERVPDAVELYSPRRHFESHEGVLQPVQYETREFTDVDSVIPEVQLLANADYHLMVSQSGGGYSRWKDLALTRWRSDPTCDGWGAFCFVSDPVTNEVWSNTWQPLGASASQYDVVFTDAGAEFNVVAGTVSVKTQIVVSPEDDIELRRVTLLHRGRQPRTLELTTYAEVVLAPKESDLAHPAFSNLFIQTELLADQHAILCHRRPRSPDERCPWMFHTMVVHGQPQSETSFETDRAKFLGRGRTPANAAAVEQGGSLSNSVGPVLDPILAIRRSIVLQPGLPVTVDIIYGVTESRQHSQALVEKYHDHPIADRVFELAWSHSQIALRQINANEDDATLFNRLAGAVLFPGPELRADARTLSRNRRGQPGLWGWSISGDLPIVILNVTSDESVLLITTVIQAHHYWRLKGLAVDLVILNDSHGGYQQELQNQIVELIAAGSEASQMDKPGGIFVRNGEQMSAEDRLLLLSVAQIVLDDRGGGLKEQLNQRLQPTLSSQQAFTPRAGLPDNQHDPWQPDTSALVFFNGRGGFSQDGREYQIVLDEKDQTPAPWANVLANAGFGTVISEAGQAYTWYENAHEYRLTPWENDPISDRSGEAYYLRDEESGAVWSPTTLPVRGSGYYLSRHGFGYSVFAHRETGIDTELTILVAEHAPVKIAILTLSNTSGRTRKISVTGYVEWTLGESRSKSAMHVVTRASTTGRGCGVLANNFYSSNGSERTAFFAVTGVHCSVTGDRREFLGRNGSQRDPAVMQQRTLSDKTGAGLDPCGAVQSATTLIDGDQRTFIFVLGTGQNHQDAEAMIDLYLSEDAARGELANVHAHWHRMLDQIVVATPDPAVNLLANGWLLYQTIACRLMARSGYYQSGGAFGFRDQLQDTLALSHAAPERLREQILLCASRQFTEGDVQHWWHPPSGNGVRTRCSDDYLWLPLSICHYVATTGDTGLLDQRLPYLEGRQLQPGEESVYDQPVVSALEDSLWQHGVKAIRHGLRYGQHGLPLMGAGDWNDGMNLVGLEGKGESVWLGFFLYDVLQRFAKLAGRINDEEIATLCRSEATKLQRSLEAAGWDGAWYRRGYFDSGEALGSQSAIECQIDAIAQSWAVLSGAGSAERCSQAMQALDARLVDNEAGLIKLLTPPFNGNGPNPGYIQGYLPGVRENGGQYTHGAIWAVMAFARSGNTERAWQLWSLINPINHGLTPDAIERYKVEPYVMTADIYSVAPHTGRGGWSWYTGSAGWAYRLVIETLLGIERHGDAITVLPLLPKSWPSVSLVYRHGSSDYQINVSRSEGSYQVMLDDVLLPENRIPLCDDGQRHRVEISAGEEDYHSFSIMIDR; encoded by the coding sequence TCGCGTCCGCCGTTAAGCAGCGCGTTTGTGGCGGAGCTGGTTCGTCGGCTGCAGGGGCGGGGGAATATGCTCTCTTTACCGCTGACCTGGGTTGAGCAGCGCCTGGCCGAAACCGGCGTGACCCCGGACTACCTGATTCACCGCTTTAACCAGCAGCTTGCCGCAAACCAGCTCTCCGTCAGCAACAGTATTGTTGGCCTGCGGCTGCTGAGCGAAACCAACTGGGCCGACTTTGCCGAAGCCATGAGCCTGGCCGAACAGACACTGCGCCAGGATCCCTCAGGGATATACCCGGCGATGCACTTTGACACTCGAGACCACTACCGACACATTATTGAGATCCTCGCCAGGCACAGTCATTACGGCGAACCGGAAGTCGCCCGCCATATTCTGCAAATGGCGCAGGGCGCCGATCCAGCAACGCCTGCCCACCACGTTGGCTATTACCTGATTGGTGAAGGGCGCGCTGCGCTTGAACATGAACTCGGCGCTAACATCTCCTGGGGCGTACGGCTGCGCCATAGTTTTAACCAGATCCCGCTGCTTGCCTGGCTTGGGAGTTTAAGCCTGTTAACAACGGCCTTTACCGCCGACATTTTATTCCGCACCTGGCTTCAGGGTATGCACTGGCCGCTGGTGCTCCTTGCGTTGCCGCTGGTGGTGCTGGTTAGCCAGCTGGCGAGCAATTTACTGAGTGAGGCAACGACACGCTTCCGCTCACCGCTGCCGCTGCCAAGGATGGATTTCTCCACCGGCATTCCGGCCGGGTTCAGCACCCTGGTTGTTATTCCGTGCTTACTCACCAGCCGGGCAGGAATTGACAAGCTGTTCAATAGCCTGGAAGTTTGCTATCTCGGCAACAGCACGGCGAACCTGTATTTCGCGTTGCTGACTGATTTCGCTGATTCCCCCGATGAAAACTCGCCGGAAAATAGCAAGCTGCTTCACTGGGCTGAGGCTCAGATGCAGAATCTTAACCGTCGCTATGCTTCCCGCTCACAGCCACTTTTCTTCCTGCTGCACCGTCCGGCGCAGTGGAATCCTCAGCAAAACGTGTGGATGGGCTACGAGCGCAAGCGCGGCAAACTGTCGATGCTAAACAGTTGGCTGCGGGCGCCTGCGGCACAGTTTTCAGATGTGCATAACAACGAAATCGCGCCCCCGCAGGGGGTGAAATATGTCATTACGCTGGACAGCGATACCGTGCTGCCCCGGGATACAGCGCACAAGCTTGTCGCGACGATGGCGCATCCGCTCAACCACCCGGTCTACGATCCTTTAAAGCAACGCGTCGTGAAGGGTTACGGTATTTTACAGCCGGGCCTTGCTGAGGAAATCCCACGCAACGGGCAGGGGCGCTACGCGGCCATGTGCAGCAGCGTGCCGGGTAACGATCCGTACTCAATGATGGCTTCGGACATCTATCAGGATCTGTTTGGTGAAGGCTCGTTTGTTGGTAAGGGTATTTACGACGTGGATGCTTTTACGCAGGCCACGCACAATACTTGCCCGGAAAACCTGGTGCTGAGCCATGATTTACTGGAGGGATGCTACGCCCGCTCGGGCTTGCTCAGCGAGGTTCTGCTTTATGAACAATATCCCAATAATTACCTCACCGACGTGGCGAGGCGCAGCCGCTGGATACGCGGCGACTGGCAGCTGCTGAACTGGCTCAAATTTCGGGTCAGAAAAGAAGACGGAACGCGGGACAAAAATCCGCTCACTGCGCTTTCCCGCTGGAAGCTGCTGGATAATCTGCGTCGTAGCCTGGTGGCACCGTCACTGCTGGTCCTTATCTTTTGCTCGCTTTTACTGGTTCCCAATCCCTTTTACTGGCTGATGGTGATGGCCGTTGCGCTGCTGCTTCCCGGCGCGTTGGTGTTAGCTCAGGGCATGATTAACAAGCCAGCACGACGCCCGTTCCTCCAGCACTGGCTGCTGGTGTCATCCGGAGGGCTAAAGCGTCTGCTGCGTGTTGGCCTTGGATTTATCACGCTGCCCCACGAGGCAGGGTATTCGCTACATGCCATAGCCGTGACGCTGTGGCGGCTGGGTATCAGCCATCATAACCTTAATCAGTGGGCAAGCTTTGAGCAAATGACCGACGGTGCCAGAACCTCAACTCTGCGGTTTTACCGTGCGATGTGGCTCAATGTGGCTACCGGTGCCGCACTTATCCTGCTTACCGCATCCCTTGCCCCGATGCTGCTGTTTATTGCCGCCCCCATAGGCGTGCTGTGGTGTCTGGCTCCGATGATATTAAGCTGGTTAAGCCGCGAACCCATCAGGCCAGGCCTCGCATTTACTGCTGAAAATCAACGTCTGCTGCGTCAGAGCAGCCGGGAGATTTGGGCCTTTTTTGAAACTTTTGCCACCGTAAAAGAGAACTGGCTGCCGCCGGATAACTTCCAGGAGTTTCCCCATCCCGTTATTGCGCACCGCACCTCGCCGACCAATATCGGCCTGTCGCTAATGGCTAACCTGACGGCATGGGATTTTGGCTATATCCCTCAGGGTGAAATGCTGCAGCGTATTACGCTGACCCTCGATACGCTGGATAAAATGGAGCACTACCGCGGGCATTTGTATAACTGGTATGACACCCGCACGCTGGTGCCGCTTAATCCACGCTATATCTCAAGCGTGGACAGCGGCAATATGGCCGGGCATTTGCTCACCCTTAGTGCAGGCTTAACGGGCTTGCGTAACCAGCCGCTGCTCGACACGACGCAGGTGCTGACGGGTCTCGATGATACGCTGCAAATTCTCGAAAAAGCCTGGGGGCAGCATGCTCCGACGCTGCTTCGCCAGCTGCGTAGCCATTGTAAAGGCGCCGGCATGCTGTCCCCGGCGCTGCTCTTTGCTGAGCTGAAAAATATGCGCGCGCAGAGTAATCGTCTGCATGCGCTTTGCAGTCACGAAGATGGCCGCATCCGCCGCTGGGTGGAGCATCTTCAGCGTCAACTGGTGCTTATCTGCCATGAATGGACACATTTTCTGAGCTGGCTTCCCGGCAGCTGGCAGAACCAGGCGCTGCCGACTCTTAGCTGGCTTGCTCAGGCAACACATACCGGCGAGGGGACACCGTCAGAATCGGCGATTCGTCAGGCGCGCACCCGGCTGGATATTGTTTCCGAGCTTGAACAGCGGCTGAACGAGCACGCGAGAATGGATTTCGCCTTCCTGTATAACGAGGTTACCAGCCTGCTCAGCGTGGGGTACAACTGCGATAACAATAAGCTCGATAACAGCCATTACGACCTGCTACCCTCGGAAATTCGACTTACCAGCTTTCTGGCGATTGCCACAAACCAGCTGCCGCTGAAAAGCTGGTTTGCGCTGGGAAGGCTGTTTACCACCATTGATAACGAAACGGCGCTCATGTCGTGGAGTGGCTCAATGTTTGAATATTTAATGCCAAACCTGGTGATGCCGACCTATCCGGGTAGCCTTCTTGAAGAGATGAGCCAGTCGGCGGTTAAACGCCAGATCGACTGGGGCAAAGAGCGGGGCGTGCCGTGGGGGATCTCGGAGTCGGGCTATTACTCGTTCGATGCGCTGCAAAATTATCAGTATCACGCTTTCGGCGTTCCCGGCCTTGGCCTGCGGCGAGGGCTGGCCGATGACATGGTTATTGCTCCATATGCCACGCTTATGGCGCTGACTGTCTCGCCGCATAAAGCCTGTGAAAATCTCCGCAGGCTGGAAGAGAGCGGTTCGCGCGGCGAATATGGCTTCTATGAAGCGCTGGATTACACGCCTTCGCGCCTCGCCAGCGGCCAGATGTACGCGATCGTCCGTTCGTGGATGGCGCATCATCAGGGCATGGCCTTCCAGGCACTTTCTCACGTGCTGCTGGGTGCCCCAATGGTCGATCGGTTTATGACGAGTCCGTCGTTTCAGTCGGCCCGTCTGCTGCTGCAGGAACGCGTGCCTGACGCCGTAGAGCTGTACAGCCCACGTCGCCATTTCGAATCTCACGAAGGGGTATTACAGCCCGTACAGTACGAAACCCGTGAGTTTACCGACGTGGACAGCGTCATCCCTGAAGTTCAGCTTCTCGCAAATGCCGATTACCACCTGATGGTCAGCCAGTCCGGCGGGGGCTACAGCCGCTGGAAAGACCTGGCGCTAACCCGCTGGCGCAGCGACCCAACCTGCGACGGCTGGGGCGCATTTTGCTTTGTAAGTGACCCTGTCACAAATGAGGTCTGGAGCAATACCTGGCAGCCGCTGGGGGCGTCCGCCAGCCAGTATGATGTGGTCTTTACCGACGCCGGCGCGGAGTTCAACGTGGTGGCGGGCACGGTCAGCGTAAAAACGCAGATTGTCGTCTCGCCAGAAGATGATATTGAGCTTCGGCGTGTCACGCTTCTGCACCGCGGACGGCAGCCGCGTACCCTGGAACTGACAACCTACGCGGAGGTGGTGCTGGCACCAAAAGAGAGCGATCTGGCTCATCCGGCCTTCAGCAATTTGTTTATCCAGACCGAGCTGCTTGCCGACCAGCATGCGATACTTTGCCACCGCCGCCCCCGTTCGCCTGATGAACGCTGTCCGTGGATGTTTCACACGATGGTGGTACACGGGCAGCCGCAGAGCGAAACCTCGTTTGAAACCGACAGGGCTAAATTCCTCGGCCGGGGACGAACCCCGGCAAACGCCGCCGCAGTCGAACAGGGCGGCTCATTGAGCAACAGCGTCGGCCCGGTGCTGGATCCCATTCTTGCCATCCGCCGGTCCATCGTTCTGCAGCCCGGGCTGCCCGTTACCGTCGACATTATTTATGGCGTAACGGAGAGCCGTCAGCACAGCCAGGCGCTGGTGGAGAAATATCACGACCACCCGATTGCGGATCGCGTCTTTGAGCTTGCGTGGTCGCACAGTCAGATCGCTCTGCGTCAGATTAACGCCAACGAAGACGACGCTACGCTCTTCAACCGGCTGGCAGGCGCGGTGCTGTTCCCAGGACCAGAGCTGCGGGCTGATGCCAGAACGCTTAGCCGTAACCGGCGAGGGCAGCCAGGCCTGTGGGGATGGTCAATTTCAGGTGACCTGCCGATTGTTATCCTTAACGTCACCAGCGACGAAAGCGTTCTGCTTATCACCACGGTGATTCAGGCGCACCACTACTGGCGGTTAAAAGGACTGGCGGTGGATCTGGTTATCCTCAACGACAGCCACGGAGGCTATCAGCAGGAGCTGCAAAACCAGATAGTCGAGCTGATCGCGGCGGGATCTGAAGCCAGCCAGATGGACAAGCCCGGCGGTATTTTTGTGCGCAACGGTGAACAAATGTCGGCGGAAGACAGGCTGCTACTGCTGAGCGTGGCGCAAATCGTTCTTGATGACCGCGGTGGTGGCCTGAAAGAGCAGCTGAATCAGCGCCTTCAGCCGACACTGTCTTCGCAACAGGCTTTTACTCCGCGTGCGGGTCTTCCCGACAATCAGCACGATCCCTGGCAGCCCGATACCAGCGCGCTGGTGTTTTTCAACGGCCGCGGCGGGTTTTCGCAGGATGGCCGTGAATACCAGATTGTTCTGGATGAAAAGGACCAGACTCCGGCACCCTGGGCGAACGTTCTGGCCAATGCGGGATTTGGTACCGTTATCTCCGAAGCGGGACAGGCCTATACCTGGTATGAGAACGCGCATGAGTATCGCCTTACTCCCTGGGAAAACGATCCCATCAGCGACCGTTCCGGCGAGGCGTACTATCTGCGTGATGAAGAGAGCGGTGCCGTCTGGTCGCCGACGACGTTGCCGGTGCGTGGCAGCGGATATTATCTTTCACGCCACGGCTTTGGCTACAGCGTTTTCGCCCACCGTGAAACAGGTATCGATACGGAGCTGACTATCCTGGTGGCGGAACATGCTCCCGTAAAAATCGCTATTTTAACGCTCAGCAATACTTCGGGGCGTACCCGCAAAATTTCCGTGACCGGCTACGTGGAGTGGACGCTGGGTGAATCGCGCAGCAAATCAGCAATGCATGTCGTGACCCGGGCGTCCACAACGGGACGCGGCTGCGGGGTGCTGGCAAATAACTTCTATAGCAGCAACGGTTCGGAAAGAACCGCTTTCTTTGCGGTAACGGGGGTCCATTGTTCCGTGACGGGAGACCGCCGGGAATTTCTGGGGCGTAATGGTTCGCAGCGTGATCCGGCCGTCATGCAACAGCGCACGCTGTCTGATAAAACTGGCGCGGGGTTAGATCCGTGCGGAGCGGTGCAGTCCGCGACGACGCTGATTGACGGAGACCAGCGCACGTTTATCTTTGTACTCGGCACGGGCCAGAATCACCAGGACGCGGAAGCGATGATCGATCTGTATCTTAGCGAAGATGCTGCTCGCGGTGAGCTGGCAAATGTACACGCCCACTGGCACCGCATGCTCGACCAAATCGTCGTGGCGACGCCCGATCCTGCCGTTAATCTGCTTGCCAACGGCTGGCTGCTGTACCAGACCATTGCCTGCCGTCTGATGGCTCGTAGCGGCTACTACCAGTCCGGCGGGGCTTTCGGTTTCCGCGACCAGCTTCAGGACACCCTGGCGCTGAGCCATGCGGCTCCGGAGCGGCTTCGCGAGCAGATCCTGCTTTGCGCATCGCGCCAGTTCACCGAAGGCGACGTTCAGCACTGGTGGCATCCACCGTCAGGCAACGGAGTCCGCACCCGTTGTTCAGATGACTATCTCTGGCTGCCGCTGTCCATCTGCCACTACGTCGCCACAACGGGGGATACCGGTTTGCTCGACCAGCGCCTTCCGTACCTTGAAGGCCGCCAGCTCCAGCCCGGCGAAGAGTCGGTATACGATCAGCCGGTTGTCAGCGCCCTTGAAGACTCGCTGTGGCAGCACGGCGTGAAAGCCATTCGCCATGGCTTGCGCTACGGTCAGCACGGTCTGCCGCTGATGGGAGCAGGCGACTGGAACGACGGAATGAATCTGGTCGGGCTGGAAGGCAAGGGCGAAAGCGTCTGGCTAGGCTTCTTCCTGTATGACGTACTGCAGCGCTTTGCGAAGCTTGCCGGGCGTATTAACGACGAAGAAATCGCCACGCTTTGTCGCAGCGAGGCGACAAAACTACAGCGCAGCCTTGAGGCGGCCGGCTGGGACGGAGCCTGGTATCGCCGGGGCTACTTTGATAGTGGAGAAGCACTTGGCTCACAGAGTGCAATAGAGTGCCAGATTGACGCCATTGCCCAAAGCTGGGCGGTGCTGTCCGGGGCAGGGAGCGCAGAACGATGCTCCCAGGCCATGCAGGCGCTGGACGCGCGGCTGGTAGATAACGAGGCGGGGCTGATAAAACTGCTTACCCCGCCGTTTAACGGCAACGGCCCTAACCCCGGCTACATTCAGGGTTACCTGCCGGGGGTACGCGAGAACGGCGGGCAGTATACCCACGGCGCCATCTGGGCGGTAATGGCCTTCGCCCGCAGCGGCAACACCGAGCGGGCCTGGCAGCTCTGGTCGCTGATCAACCCGATCAATCACGGCCTGACGCCGGACGCCATCGAACGCTATAAAGTCGAGCCGTACGTCATGACGGCGGACATCTATAGCGTAGCGCCGCACACCGGGCGCGGAGGCTGGAGCTGGTACACAGGTTCTGCAGGCTGGGCGTATCGATTAGTCATCGAGACGTTACTGGGTATCGAGCGGCACGGTGATGCGATAACCGTTCTTCCATTGCTGCCCAAGAGCTGGCCATCCGTGAGCCTGGTCTACCGCCACGGTTCGAGTGATTATCAGATAAATGTATCGCGAAGTGAAGGTAGCTATCAGGTCATGCTGGACGACGTTCTGCTGCCGGAAAACCGCATCCCACTATGTGATGACGGGCAGCGGCATAGGGTGGAGATAAGCGCTGGAGAGGAAGACTATCACTCATTCTCAATCATGATAGATCGGTAA